Proteins encoded together in one Mercenaria mercenaria strain notata chromosome 18, MADL_Memer_1, whole genome shotgun sequence window:
- the LOC123539161 gene encoding uncharacterized protein LOC123539161: MYRSVGLALLVLAGIINSASACSCVPRPEKYLFCKNDFAVAFQVKDSGTVEGEFNVYQVDLLHMYRTVPFENLDTDRIMTAGDNLPCGVAFIPNAFYVISGNYNVTSGQPTRMQAHFCELLLIFPNDPRLTYTPPECDTPGSQNGYSGG, translated from the exons ATGTACAGATCAGTGGGTTTAGCATTGCTGGTCCTGGCCGGCATTATAAATTCTGCCTCAGCATGCTCTTGTGTACCTCGGCCTGAAAAGTACTTGTTCTGCAAGAATGATTTTG CTGTAGCGTTTCAGGTCAAGGACAGTGGTACAGTTGAAGGCGAATTCAACGTTTATCAGGTGGATTTGCTCCACATGTATAGAACT GTGCCGTTTGAAAACTTAGATACAGATAGGATAATGACAGCAGGTGATAATCTCCCGTGTGGAGTTGCATTTATTCCAAATGCATTCTATGTTATCTCAG GAAATTACAATGTAACATCTGGTCAGCCAACACGAATGCAAGCCCATTTCTGTGAGCTACTCCTAATTTTTCCTAACGATCCAAGGCTTACATACACACCTCCTGAGTGTGATACACCAGGGTCACAG AATGGATACTCTGGCGGGTAA
- the LOC123539134 gene encoding uncharacterized protein LOC123539134 gives MYRSVGLALLVLAGVIDSASSCLCMERPEIYFCKSDFAVALKVKDSGTVEGLYKVYRVDLLRMYRAVPFENLDTDRVLTAGDTVPWCGVDFIKDAFYVISGYFNVTAGQPTRMQANSCEIQLISPNDPRLTYIPPECETQNGYSGG, from the exons ATGTACAGATCAGTGGGTTTAGCATTGTTGGTCCTGGCCGGCGTTATAGATTCCGCCTCATCATGCCTGTGCATGGAGAGGCCTGAAATTTACTTCTGCAAGAGTGATTTTG CTGTagcgttaaaggtcaaggacagtGGTACAGTTGAAGGTCTATACAAAGTTTATCGGGTGGATTTACTCAGAATGTATAGAGCT GTGCCATTTGAGAACTTAGATACAGATAGGGTACTTACAGCAGGTGATACCGTCCCGTGGTGTGGAGTTGACTTTATCAAAGATGCATTCTATGTTATCTCAG GATATTTCAATGTAACAGCAGGTCAGCCAACTCGAATGCAAGCCAATAGTTGTGAGATACAGCTAATTTCTCCTAACGATCCAAGGCTTACATACATCCCTCCTGAATGTGAAACACAG AATGGATACTCTGGCGGGTAA